The genomic segment TAATTTTagatattgaaaatgaaaaataaaaacatttgtgttgttttctccatttgtggATATCTGCAATTGCTTTGTTTCCAGTCATAATTCATCAACATTAATTTGATGCATCATGACATGTTTTTTGGACAACTATTTAAACCTCCGTTAAAGCCACAGACATTTATAACTTCCAAAAGAAATCAGTTTCTAAAGACACGAAATATGTCAATATGAAGATTGATTCAATTTGCAAAGAATTGCTGCACATTTAACCATATGATAAATGCAATAAAGTGTAAATCAGTCACCATAGGAAACAGTCTGTTGAAAATGAGATGAAAAATATATGAATGTAAATTTGTTCCCTTGATTGAAAATACTTGAAGTGAGATCAGGGATTAGTTTACTCTGACAGGAGAGATGATGATCAGAGGGGCAGAGTTTTTACCACTATCATTACTACTAGGATGGAAGAATGGGAAGAGTTTATCAGTAAAGTAGCAGCCAGTAAAGGAGTAGATAAGAGCTGCAGCATCTACATCATAAAAggagaccagaccctcctcataatccacaaacacccccaccttctgaggaggagacttcagagagagaaggactGGAGGGACATTAGCAGCTTTGTACTCATTTCTCAACACTATCGTCCAGTAACCTTTCTGAGGGCTCAGTGTGATGCTTCCCTTCCGGTTGATCGACTCTCTGGCCACTCCTAACTCCCATCTAGTCTTTCCTTTAACTTGAACCTCAAAATAAAATCTTCCTGAAGAGAAACTCTGTTTTCCTAAAACACTCGCACACTCAGAAAATCTCTCTGGGTTGTCTGGGAGATTCTTCCTCACATCACCAATATTCACTTGTTTCCCATCATCAGACAGGATGAGATTAGGATGTGCTGTATCAGGATCAAGAGTCACATCCACTGCATACTGATGGACCCTCTTCATCTCAGACTCAGGGAGCAGCTTCTTAATCGGTTTACTGAGTGTCTCCTCCAGCTGAACCACAGCTTTCACCACATCATTTGATGATGGATGGACGCTTGCCTCTATCCAGTCCTTGGTGGGTGGAGAGTGGTTGGTGTTTAGTGACTGGACActctggagaagatggaggtggtCTTCAGAGCGCAACACCTGCTCCACCGCTGttcttctctttttcagctTTGAGATTTCCTGTTCCAGCTCTTTGACGGAAGCTTCAGcctttctttttgttattttctgcTTCTCTTCTATTGTTTTGATGAGATTGGCTTGGCCCCTGTCAGCAGACTCCTTCAGAGAAGTGAAGACCTGAACGCATtctgctatctctctgtctgcatcttccTCACTCAGGTCGATTGAATGTTTGACCTCCTGAATCTTCAGTCGtctcttctggatcatctgATGAATTTCAGCCTCTGTCTTCCCCAGCTCTACCTTCTTTCCTTCATATTCTTCTTTCAGAGGAACAACATCATGCATCTTGTGGTCTAAAACAGTGCAGAGCATGCAGACACATGTCTGGTCGGTCTTACAGAACAGCTCCAAAGGTTTATCGTGCTCCGTACACATCCTGCCTTCCAGGTTCTCCACAGGGTCGATCAGCTGATGTCTTTTCAGGCCTGACGTGGTCTGATGAGGCTCCAGGTGAGTCTCACAGTAGGAGACCAGACACACCAGGCAGGACTTCAGGGCCTTCAGTTTGGTTCCAGTGCAGACATCACAGGGGACAGCTCACTGCAGCCATATCTACACATTGAGGACAAAAGGTATTATAAAATGTTGTTACACACATAATTGTCATATAAATAAGTCAAAGTATATATCAAAGTATGATTACTGCAATTTTTACAAACTTAAACACTTAAACACAGTATGATATTTCTATCGCTCAGGGTCTTCTAAAGAGAGCATTTGGAATCTGAACTAAAAACTTGCTAACACGTTGGCTTCAGTTGCAAAACGTGAAGGtgcttttatttacaaaaaaaaactggttaAACAACGTAGGACGTccacagcaaaaaaacaaacaacaaaaaacataattttacacAAGGTTTTCACAAGCCAAGTTTCTCACCATTTCACATTACCTGTCTGGATCATAGACACTCTCAGAAGGAGCTCCATGCTCAGGTGGCCAGAGGCTTatatatgttaagcccctcccACTAGACCAAACCACTCTTAACTGCTTCAATTAACTCTCAATTATGTTACCATTTAGACATTTATAATTTCACTGCTGGTctctacaataaacaaataacAGACTCTCGAACAAACTATTTTCCACTCATCTAACTttggaaaacacaaaaacttaCACACATTTCCAACAAGAAAATCTACCCTCACCTATGACCCAGATATATGGTACCTCCCACCATCAGCACCCCTGAGTGGGACTGCTGTAGGCCCTATATGAAGCAACACTTTGGTTCAGCTCTGGTTCAGACCCAGGGTGTGTAGCGCCCTAAAACTTCCCCTGCTATGACCAGACAATATATTACTGGCATATGCTGTTTACACCAATAATATGATGCCATGACTTCTCTATTTTAGCCTCCCTGCCATTACCTTGCTgaaaattacagatttctctggTTTTCAAACATTTGGTAAATGTAAATACACAgctcattttagacattttcacAGCACAgtctttttagacattttaatgcaaaaaTGTTACATGTTATACCTTGAAGTGAAATATGCATCTGACaagtgttattaaaaaaaaaaaaaagagtgtagcttcctgtttgaataaagctgctACATTTAGCTGTACGTTTAGTTTTAATGCTGTTTGTTAAAACAGGAAATATAATCAGCTGCACTCACTGGTATTTGTTGAGAAAGACTTGACGCACTCAGATCAGTATTTcttcagacagaaacacagagacatgtcAGACTATATATTACTGGCATATGCTGTGTACACCAATAATGTGATGCCATGACTTCTCTATTTTAACCTCGCTGCCATTAACTTGCTTAAAATGATCTATAAAGTGACCATTTGCTTTTGGTAAAGTAAAGGTATCTCTTGTGGCATGTCTAGTGGAATAGTTATAGTTATTTAAACTAAATGTtcaattattataaaaaataataatagatgGTTTCTTTGTTACAAGAATATtccaaaaaatacaaataatgaataaaGTAATCTGTTTTTCACAGATAACCAACCTAAACATTTGTGAATTGCAACATTTGTTCTGTATCCACACCTGAGCGTTATACGCTCTGCTGTGTTTTGTCCAATTcgcatttttgttatttttttcttgagtTGTATTAGGCCATACTGCTGAACAATAGTCAATATTAGATATTGAATCCCCACTTTGGTTGAGCTTTGTGACAAACATGGTGCATGTGCAGGTGATGTTTTGTCCATGACAATTTACTATCTAAAATAACTCCCAGAGGTTTTGGTCTCTTGGACCTGTTCAACAGTTAGATCATTTATGCAAATCTTCAGCTCAGGTTGACTATGAAGAGTATGATCTACACCTAAtattcttttcttctttaaaaGATTAAAGCCCAATTTATGGTCCTGTGTAAGATCTATGTCGTGGGTACAAGTGTTGATAGCTGCAGTCTGATGTTCacctttaaaataaagtaaCTACATGTCGCGGCTACACAGACTGCAACAAGTGTGATAAATACCTAGTCTAACTATTAAATgttcaacatggcatcatgactttgcgtaaacatacacgccactttcataaagccaaatggcgtgttattgtacgcattttcagctctccacgtgtatgtctatgctgtatacagctgatgtaaacatacccaccacgtggcctcgccacgttgcgtactatcgcgagaacaacgtcacacgcctgttaaaaaaaaagaaaaaaggttgaGCTTAgtaaaagaacacagggaaaggctttagtaacaaaacggtgacaaaaacacggaaaataacgacaaaaacacgcttaggaaaacaaacggttgggtttaggaaagaaacatcggggaaggcttaaaaaaaaaaaacagctgaaaaatcACCAgacacgggacacaaacccagctctcccaggtggaagtcctgtgttttacccatccgccaccccagCCTATCTCCTTACGTGTTCCTTTATACTACTATTTGCCAAtttgcgttgataaacacgccaaaaagcgattatgcgtcttgatagcacgccaaaatggcatacaaattggtgtGTCAcacatacgccaattcatgagatcagtctgaaatGTTACGACCAATAAGGGAACAAATGGGAGGAGGTAGATCTTTCAACATTGTTCCTGATATTTCAACCTATTTTCaatattgcaattttttttgaTCATTTCAACTTAATCCTAGTCATAGATTTTTCTTTATTgcaattttttcaattaatattttatacTTTTCTTATGCCTGGCACTAATACTGAAAGTTTAAGTTTATTCTCGACATTATGAGTGTTTTCGAAATTCATCCTCGACTGAAATACATGTCACACCCCAGTGACTCTCTGGTCTGGTGtgactgtgtttttgtttttacttttggtTGCTTGCAGTGTGActggtgtgtttttgttttctctgttccATAATGGAATTTTCCACAGTGTGTGGACACGCCTCTTCCTGCTGCCTTCTCCCTGCACCTGGTTCCTATTCCCTAATCAACTCACTTGCTACTCATCAGCTCATCAACCTCCTTTAAAAGACCGGTGTGACCTTCTGCTCGACGTCGGATTGTTACTCATCCAGAGTATGAATTCTTTGCTGCTCTCGCTAGTATTtccttgttttgactttttgccTCGTTCTAATTTATCTGTTTTCCGTGTCCTAGAAGAAAGAATGCACCTTCAGCAGCCACAAAATCCTGACAATACAACTAATGTGTAAACCAGCTTTTCTGTTCAGTGTTTGGTTCTCAAGTCACTGCTTAGTCAGGCCTTGTGTTCAACAactgctttattttacagtttttattttacgATCACATATTTACAGATTTCTTCGAATCATACACCATTTCAGAATTCATGAAACAAATAGAAAATGGCCAAAGTGACCAGTAATTACCCAAAACACTTTTCACACAAGATAGAAACTTCCATTAACTTTTTATACCCTGTATAACGGCACATACTGTGTTCTGTAGACACTATGGGATGTAATAGGCCTTACTCTGTAATGAAGCTTCATGACACAATGAAATATTCAGCAATatgttttctgtggctgcacatcaaatacaaatgaatgtgtacCTGATTACATAATCAACACATTAATTTGATGCATCATGACACACGTTATGTGGACGATATTTATTTAAACCTCTGTTAATCCCACAGACAA from the Perca flavescens isolate YP-PL-M2 chromosome 2, PFLA_1.0, whole genome shotgun sequence genome contains:
- the LOC114569967 gene encoding nuclear factor 7, brain-like, with protein sequence MCTEHDKPLELFCKTDQTCVCMLCTVLDHKMHDVVPLKEEYEGKKVELGKTEAEIHQMIQKRRLKIQEVKHSIDLSEEDADREIAECVQVFTSLKESADRGQANLIKTIEEKQKITKRKAEASVKELEQEISKLKKRRTAVEQVLRSEDHLHLLQSVQSLNTNHSPPTKDWIEASVHPSSNDVVKAVVQLEETLSKPIKKLLPESEMKRVHQYAVDVTLDPDTAHPNLILSDDGKQVNIGDVRKNLPDNPERFSECASVLGKQSFSSGRFYFEVQVKGKTRWELGVARESINRKGSITLSPQKGYWTIVLRNEYKAANVPPVLLSLKSPPQKVGVFVDYEEGLVSFYDVDAAALIYSFTGCYFTDKLFPFFHPSSNDSGKNSAPLIIISPVRVN